In Caldicellulosiruptor obsidiansis OB47, a single window of DNA contains:
- a CDS encoding stage II sporulation protein M gives MKFVFQTFKAEKRLIFISFLIFALSCILGILIGVFFGDEIQKFIDQYLRKLFESIIKDAKSPYLLFIGILKNNMKVYFIIITLGTLSFGLISALVLFTNGVIVGAIGAISAKHMSIAKTLLLILPHGIFEIAAFLIGSAASTIFLESAVLSKEKPDIKLSFKRFFVLAVCGAILVVFAAFIEAFVTLRFAK, from the coding sequence GTGAAATTCGTATTTCAAACGTTTAAAGCTGAAAAGAGATTGATTTTTATATCTTTTTTAATTTTTGCTCTTTCTTGTATCTTAGGCATATTGATTGGAGTTTTTTTCGGAGATGAAATCCAAAAGTTTATCGACCAATACTTAAGAAAGTTGTTTGAGAGCATAATAAAAGATGCAAAATCCCCTTATCTTCTTTTCATAGGAATTCTTAAGAACAATATGAAAGTTTATTTTATAATAATCACACTTGGAACTCTGAGTTTTGGATTAATATCAGCACTTGTCCTTTTTACGAATGGTGTTATAGTGGGAGCTATTGGAGCAATCTCTGCAAAACATATGTCAATTGCAAAGACTCTACTTTTGATATTACCCCATGGTATATTTGAAATTGCTGCATTTTTGATAGGAAGCGCAGCCTCTACCATCTTCCTAGAAAGTGCAGTTTTATCAAAAGAAAAGCCTGACATAAAGCTCTCTTTTAAAAGATTTTTTGTTCTTGCTGTTTGCGGAGCTATATTAGTAGTATTTGCTGCATTCATTGAAGCTTTCGTAACATTGAGATTTGCAAAATAA
- a CDS encoding ABC transporter ATP-binding protein, whose translation MSDSGARRPIFSQEETTYELKIPHLKRLFKFLIPYKKWLLLTLVFMFVATVADLISPYLLKQAVDIYIPKKNFKGILIIGFLMILMLFINKECSKNKIRLANRTGQMVLFDIRKALFDHIQNLSFSFFDRNSTGRITVRIVNDVNTLNNLFTNGIVNVVTDMSTLIIATVIMFSINFKLALVTFSVIPVFLAVLFATRNAIKRNWRQVRRKISNLNAYIHENISGIRVIQAYVRQKVNRSIFKEVIDDVFLSWMKAVKVNGIFAPAVEVCSMIGTLIIYFYGVKLLKINGVTVGTLIAFVSYLDRFWRPVVTLSNFYNQLLVASASSERIFEVLAIEPEIKEDENPVYIEDFKDRIEFKNVWFAYKDEEYVLKDVSFEIKKGTMVALVGATGSGKTTIANLLARFYDPTKGSILIYGIDLRKISFKSLRKLIGIVQQEPFLFSGSILENILYGRPDAKFEDVVRVCKFLGIHEFISELENGYDTQVSERGTRLSTGQKQLICLARVMLQNPPILILDEATASLDTQSEIMVQNALSKVMKDRTSVVIAHRLSTIKDADLIIVMEKGKIAQMGNHEELIKKKGIYYDLCMSQIRFVKAS comes from the coding sequence ATGTCTGATTCTGGAGCCAGAAGACCAATATTTTCACAGGAAGAAACTACTTATGAGCTGAAGATACCTCATTTAAAAAGACTTTTTAAGTTTTTGATACCATATAAAAAATGGCTTTTACTTACGCTTGTTTTTATGTTTGTTGCAACAGTTGCAGATTTAATCTCACCATATTTATTGAAACAGGCAGTTGATATATATATACCAAAGAAAAATTTTAAAGGTATTCTGATAATTGGTTTTTTAATGATTTTGATGCTTTTTATAAACAAGGAATGTTCTAAAAACAAAATACGACTTGCAAACAGAACAGGGCAGATGGTTTTGTTTGATATAAGAAAAGCACTGTTTGATCATATACAAAACCTTTCTTTCAGCTTTTTTGACAGAAATTCAACAGGAAGAATCACAGTGAGAATAGTAAACGATGTAAATACTCTCAACAATTTGTTTACGAATGGCATAGTGAATGTAGTAACTGATATGTCAACATTGATTATTGCTACTGTCATAATGTTTTCTATAAATTTTAAGTTAGCACTTGTAACATTCTCTGTAATACCAGTATTCTTAGCAGTTTTATTTGCCACAAGAAACGCAATAAAAAGAAACTGGAGACAGGTGAGAAGAAAGATTTCAAATCTTAATGCGTATATACATGAAAATATAAGCGGAATAAGAGTTATTCAAGCTTATGTGAGGCAAAAGGTGAACAGGTCAATATTCAAAGAGGTAATAGACGATGTATTTTTATCATGGATGAAAGCAGTGAAGGTAAACGGCATTTTTGCACCAGCTGTAGAAGTTTGTTCTATGATAGGCACTCTTATAATCTACTTTTATGGTGTAAAACTTTTGAAAATAAACGGAGTGACAGTTGGAACTTTGATTGCATTTGTCAGTTATCTTGATAGGTTCTGGCGTCCTGTTGTAACACTTTCTAATTTTTATAATCAGCTTCTTGTTGCAAGTGCATCTTCTGAGAGGATTTTTGAAGTTCTGGCAATTGAACCTGAGATAAAAGAAGATGAAAATCCTGTTTATATAGAAGATTTTAAAGATAGGATTGAGTTTAAAAATGTGTGGTTTGCATATAAGGATGAGGAATATGTTTTAAAGGATGTATCGTTTGAGATAAAAAAAGGTACGATGGTTGCGCTTGTTGGTGCAACAGGTTCAGGTAAGACCACTATAGCAAATCTTCTTGCAAGATTTTACGACCCGACGAAGGGAAGCATACTGATTTACGGTATTGATTTGAGAAAAATAAGTTTTAAGAGTCTGAGAAAACTTATAGGGATTGTACAGCAAGAACCATTTTTATTTTCAGGAAGCATTCTTGAAAATATTTTGTATGGCAGACCCGATGCAAAGTTTGAGGATGTAGTAAGAGTTTGTAAATTTCTCGGCATTCATGAATTTATATCAGAACTTGAAAATGGATATGATACACAGGTAAGTGAAAGAGGAACAAGGCTTTCAACAGGACAAAAACAGCTTATATGTCTTGCAAGAGTTATGCTGCAAAATCCACCTATTTTGATTCTTGATGAAGCAACAGCTTCCTTAGATACCCAGAGCGAGATAATGGTCCAGAATGCTCTGAGCAAGGTAATGAAAGATAGAACATCTGTAGTAATAGCTCACAGACTTTCTACAATAAAAGATGCAGATCTTATAATTGTTATGGAAAAAGGTAAAATTGCGCAAATGGGTAACCATGAAGAACTTATAAAGAAAAAAGGAATTTACTATGATCTTTGCATGAGCCAGATAAGATTTGTGAAAGCAAGTTGA
- a CDS encoding IS200/IS605 family accessory protein TnpB-related protein: MVTVQAKLIFEGGEDKQRVLDLMRRWSSCMRYAYKRLLEGYKRNELKRQLQGIFNLNSRYVDDAIMKAKSVLNSCKERGESPKKVIFGGRQLFEKLQKRHINGDQYRKLQLKWQEKRKGNLYSRGDRSKKGNLNTRIEIDGSLTKLRINVGEKEYVYATIQPGWKVKGGTYTDRNQLLQAIGTCGEPYSVELKLKNGKIYAYFTVEEVFPRPAMTRTSGVIGIDTNAYPRHVAWTETDKSGQLLEYGRIPMPELESGSSSKREYYRWQYAYMIVEMAKDNQKALVIEKLNIKDKGKRGDFSGRKSRRIRHYFGYRSLLEKVKLLAKREGVEVIEVNPAYTSVIGMLKYAPQFMVSKDVAAAYVIARRGLGLRERIPHNYMMFLSRLDVNELEELKEYVRKVVKNTYVRKKQLREIDRAKKFLQSLGSEAERLSVPLDGTSAGSRGKNHNLWRVLRVAVVTPLSPDRVLRDMSVLKSLLVSGQVGKTYKGVSSCFLGQGLWLSQIPPAGAGKA; encoded by the coding sequence ATGGTAACAGTTCAGGCCAAGCTAATCTTTGAGGGCGGCGAAGATAAGCAAAGAGTATTAGACCTTATGAGAAGATGGTCCTCTTGTATGAGGTATGCATACAAGAGGCTACTGGAAGGATATAAAAGGAATGAACTCAAAAGGCAACTGCAGGGAATTTTCAATCTGAATTCCCGATACGTTGATGATGCGATAATGAAAGCAAAGAGTGTTTTAAACTCATGCAAAGAAAGAGGAGAAAGTCCTAAAAAGGTTATTTTTGGTGGCAGGCAGCTTTTTGAAAAACTCCAGAAGAGGCATATAAATGGCGATCAATACAGGAAACTTCAACTTAAGTGGCAGGAGAAGAGGAAAGGGAATCTGTACTCAAGGGGAGACAGGAGTAAGAAGGGGAATCTCAACACAAGGATTGAGATAGATGGTTCCTTAACAAAACTCAGAATTAACGTGGGAGAAAAGGAGTATGTATATGCGACGATACAGCCTGGATGGAAAGTAAAGGGTGGAACGTACACAGACAGGAATCAACTGTTGCAGGCGATAGGTACTTGTGGGGAACCCTATTCTGTTGAATTGAAACTCAAAAATGGAAAAATATATGCCTATTTTACCGTTGAAGAAGTTTTCCCAAGGCCTGCGATGACAAGAACAAGTGGAGTTATAGGGATAGACACAAACGCATATCCCAGGCACGTGGCATGGACAGAAACAGACAAGAGTGGACAGCTTCTAGAATATGGCAGAATACCAATGCCAGAGCTTGAGAGTGGGAGTTCAAGCAAGAGGGAGTATTACAGGTGGCAGTATGCATACATGATAGTAGAAATGGCGAAAGATAATCAAAAAGCCCTAGTAATTGAGAAGTTGAACATAAAGGACAAAGGGAAAAGAGGAGATTTTTCAGGTAGAAAATCAAGACGGATAAGGCACTATTTTGGGTACAGGTCACTTTTGGAGAAGGTAAAACTTTTAGCAAAGCGAGAAGGAGTAGAGGTTATAGAAGTAAACCCTGCGTATACTTCTGTGATAGGGATGTTAAAGTATGCACCGCAGTTTATGGTGAGCAAGGACGTGGCAGCTGCATATGTGATAGCCCGAAGAGGGCTTGGCTTGAGAGAAAGGATACCGCACAACTATATGATGTTTCTCAGTAGACTTGATGTAAACGAACTGGAGGAACTGAAGGAGTACGTAAGGAAGGTAGTTAAGAACACATACGTTAGGAAAAAGCAACTCAGAGAGATAGATAGAGCGAAAAAGTTTTTACAAAGCCTTGGGAGTGAGGCAGAGAGGCTATCTGTACCACTGGATGGAACAAGTGCAGGTAGTCGTGGCAAAAACCACAATCTCTGGCGAGTTCTCAGGGTAGCGGTGGTGACTCCACTCTCCCCTGACAGAGTCCTGCGTGACATGTCTGTCCTGAAATCACTTTTAGTTTCAGGGCAAGTGGGGAAGACCTATAAAGGCGTAAGTTCCTGTTTCTTGGGACAGGGGCTATGGCTTTCCCAAATACCGCCTGCTGGGGCTGGGAAAGCCTGA
- a CDS encoding MBL fold metallo-hydrolase — MKITYLAHASFLIETESRVKIITDPYDSSVGYTVFELSADVVLTSHKHFDHAYTKSLKGDYVLVDKEGEFNVKGVKIKGIKTFHDKEKGQKRGENIVFVIEDKFSVAHLGDLGHELAETELEKMGRVDILLIPVGGVYTINAKEALNVAKAINPKIIIPMHYKTEKLKFDLGKVEEFTKHFEDVEVLQTSEIEINSLPEKQKVLVLKYKG; from the coding sequence ATGAAGATAACATACCTTGCACATGCAAGCTTTTTGATAGAAACAGAATCTAGAGTAAAAATAATCACAGACCCGTACGACAGCTCGGTTGGTTACACAGTATTTGAACTATCTGCAGATGTGGTGCTGACATCTCACAAACATTTTGACCATGCATATACAAAAAGCCTAAAAGGAGATTATGTTCTTGTCGACAAGGAAGGAGAGTTCAACGTCAAAGGTGTTAAAATAAAAGGCATAAAGACCTTCCATGACAAAGAAAAAGGGCAAAAACGCGGAGAAAACATTGTGTTTGTAATTGAGGATAAGTTTTCAGTTGCACACCTTGGCGATCTGGGACATGAGCTTGCAGAAACTGAACTTGAAAAGATGGGGCGGGTTGATATTTTGCTCATTCCTGTTGGTGGCGTGTATACAATTAATGCCAAAGAGGCTTTAAATGTCGCAAAGGCTATAAATCCAAAAATCATAATTCCTATGCATTATAAGACTGAAAAGCTAAAATTTGACCTTGGGAAGGTAGAGGAGTTTACAAAGCATTTTGAAGATGTTGAAGTTTTGCAAACAAGCGAGATTGAAATCAATAGTCTTCCTGAAAAGCAGAAAGTTCTGGTACTTAAATACAAAGGATAA
- a CDS encoding O-antigen ligase family protein codes for MAKKSERKSISQSANKFGESETSIFPGKTLAAYKAFVLFAFCVLVLMSPYYRGLYFDYELSVFQAIMAGIFILFAIYLYFSKEGFLVNSKLELILRLFMVAYIVPYFFAANRRLALGEFFKYAFYFAVFYIASRISKGKAEKFAILNTLFLSTVGVAFFGYQAAVKLIPETARPLGMAMNGLWVGNMINSTLQYHNTAGTVLAFGFIISLMLAIYSENKLLKSFYFAFSSFIFTAFFYTYSRGSYITLLLALLVFFLLLPREKRISLIFNIAIIGAFVIAFLNKVGANLNEHGKVKLWLLLLFQMLLVFVLTYAFGFVERRLYGISNNIYIAGAAVVGILAIIGFAIALKTHLIPSDMVEKMKSIAMFWKERNFVERMVFYKDGLKIFLKSPVFGYGGGAWVSLYFMYQSYLYFTTQSHNYFLQVLLDTGIVGFCILLIFLWFLFSTSLRAWAKKEQKENIIIAGLVAAAVQLYFHSALDFDFSLASVQVLLFAGLGVLVSTSLQILQKHKQEKVIYTGKTTNFVSALLAIFYLLMIVISLNFRLGNYYANIGQQALQMGNLSAAYSFLSKAVTYDPLSSNALSDYAVALYRIGDQNKDANLIAKADGYFKQAIVNDRFNAKIRFKYAVYLLSHGAIDSGLSQIEEGIKLQPLQPANYELKADAYAKVGDYYLGKGDKEKAKKYYEVVLKIPEEIERLKKYREHIPKELIGQEKIVPFAMTQRTQQIIEEVKKKI; via the coding sequence ATGGCGAAAAAAAGTGAGAGAAAAAGTATATCTCAAAGTGCCAATAAGTTTGGTGAAAGTGAAACCTCAATTTTTCCCGGCAAAACACTTGCGGCATACAAAGCATTTGTGCTTTTTGCCTTTTGTGTGCTTGTTCTGATGAGTCCATATTATAGAGGACTTTATTTTGACTATGAGCTAAGTGTATTTCAAGCAATTATGGCTGGAATATTTATCCTTTTTGCAATATATCTTTATTTTTCAAAAGAGGGTTTTTTAGTAAATTCAAAACTTGAACTAATTTTACGTCTTTTCATGGTAGCATATATCGTTCCCTACTTTTTTGCAGCAAATAGAAGGCTTGCTCTTGGAGAATTTTTTAAGTATGCATTTTACTTTGCAGTTTTTTATATTGCATCGAGAATTTCAAAAGGCAAGGCAGAAAAGTTTGCTATTTTGAATACCCTTTTTCTCTCAACAGTAGGTGTTGCATTTTTTGGGTATCAAGCAGCGGTAAAGTTAATTCCCGAAACTGCCCGTCCTCTTGGCATGGCAATGAACGGGCTTTGGGTTGGGAATATGATAAACTCAACCTTGCAGTATCATAACACGGCAGGAACTGTTTTAGCATTCGGATTTATAATCTCTTTAATGCTGGCAATATACAGTGAAAATAAGCTGCTTAAAAGCTTCTATTTTGCCTTTTCAAGCTTTATATTTACAGCATTTTTCTATACATACTCAAGAGGATCATATATTACCCTCTTGCTTGCTCTTTTGGTGTTTTTCTTGCTTTTGCCGAGAGAAAAAAGAATTTCGCTCATTTTTAACATAGCGATTATTGGCGCTTTTGTTATTGCTTTTTTGAATAAGGTTGGGGCAAACCTAAACGAACATGGGAAAGTGAAACTTTGGCTTCTCTTGCTCTTCCAGATGCTTCTGGTGTTTGTCCTGACATATGCTTTTGGATTTGTGGAGAGAAGACTTTATGGTATTAGCAACAACATTTACATAGCCGGAGCAGCCGTTGTTGGCATTTTGGCTATCATTGGTTTTGCCATTGCTCTAAAGACGCATTTGATTCCCTCAGACATGGTTGAAAAAATGAAGTCAATAGCTATGTTCTGGAAAGAAAGAAACTTTGTCGAAAGAATGGTGTTTTATAAAGACGGGTTAAAGATATTCTTGAAAAGTCCTGTATTTGGCTATGGTGGAGGGGCATGGGTATCACTGTATTTTATGTACCAGTCTTATTTATACTTTACAACCCAGTCTCACAACTACTTTTTACAGGTGCTTCTTGACACGGGGATTGTTGGATTTTGTATACTACTAATATTTTTATGGTTTTTATTTTCAACTTCGCTCAGGGCATGGGCTAAAAAGGAACAAAAAGAGAATATTATTATTGCTGGACTTGTGGCTGCAGCTGTACAGCTTTATTTTCACTCAGCACTTGACTTTGACTTTTCGCTCGCATCTGTGCAGGTTCTGCTATTTGCAGGTTTAGGGGTATTAGTTTCAACCTCTTTACAAATTCTTCAGAAGCATAAGCAAGAAAAGGTGATTTACACGGGCAAAACAACAAATTTTGTGTCTGCTTTGCTGGCAATATTTTATCTGCTTATGATAGTAATTTCACTGAATTTCAGACTTGGAAATTACTATGCAAATATTGGTCAGCAGGCACTGCAGATGGGAAATTTGTCTGCTGCATATTCGTTTTTGTCAAAAGCTGTCACATACGACCCACTCAGCTCCAATGCACTTTCTGACTATGCGGTTGCTCTATACAGAATAGGTGACCAGAACAAAGACGCAAACCTAATTGCAAAGGCAGATGGTTATTTCAAACAGGCAATTGTAAATGATAGGTTCAATGCAAAGATAAGGTTTAAATATGCCGTATATCTTCTTTCTCATGGGGCAATAGATAGCGGACTTTCACAGATAGAAGAGGGGATAAAACTTCAGCCTCTTCAACCAGCAAACTATGAGCTGAAGGCTGATGCATATGCAAAGGTTGGAGATTATTACCTTGGAAAAGGTGATAAAGAGAAAGCGAAGAAGTACTATGAGGTAGTGTTAAAGATTCCTGAGGAGATTGAGAGATTGAAAAAGTACAGAGAACATATTCCAAAAGAGCTAATTGGCCAAGAAAAGATTGTGCCGTTTGCGATGACACAAAGAACTCAGCAAATAATTGAAGAAGTTAAGAAAAAGATATAG